The nucleotide window ACAAAGTGCCAGTGAGGAGAACCAGGACAAAGATGGTGAAACGAAGTCCAATGAGCAAGATATAGCAAAGCTTAAAACTGAAAAGTTAAAAAGATTAAAGAAACTGAAAGCCGCCAAGAAGACAAAACACAAAACTGGGGTAATATACCTTTCCAAAATTCCTCCCTACATGAAACCTGCAAAGCTGAGACAAGTTCTTTCCCGGTTTGGAGAGGTTGATAGACTCTTCCTTAAAAGAGAAGACGATACCTCTCATAAGCAGCGTGTAAAGAGCGGTGGTAATAAAAAAGTCATGTTCAAAGAAGGCTGGGCAGAGTTCATACGCAAGAAAGATGCAAAGTTATGTGCTGCAACACTAAACGGTAATATCCTAGGAGGTAAGAAAGGCAATTTTTATCACGATGATATCATAAATATGAAATACCTACCTGGTTTCAAATGGTCCGACCTAACTGAACAAATTGCAAGAGAAAATGATATTAGACAGGCCAAATTACAGCTTGATATATCACAGGCCAACAAGTATAATGCGGAAGTCATtaagaactttgaaaagagtAAGATGATTGAAAACATTAAATCGAAGAAGAGATCAGAACAACAAGAGCAGGATGATGTTGAAGTTCGGAGAACATTTAAACAGAGGCGAGTTGCTACTAATAGAGCAGCTGCTCCAGAAGCTCAAAAAGAACAGTCATCAAACAAATTGGATAATGTTCTACATAGTTTGTTTTAACATCCTTAGGTACATTTGCCCTAATAGCATATACAGCGATGCTGTCCCacgtttcttttttaaaatttaTATCACCAGAAAATTTTTCGAATATGGGCATCTCAAAACAGTAGATACTTAATAGTACTTGGTAAAAGATTATTATATAGTAATTCATAACCGTTAGCGATTACAGTTGCTCCCATTTTGAAGCAATTCTCTATCGATAACCTCGATCACAAAAATGGGTACCGCCAAGAAGGAAAAACAAAGAAGAATAAGAGAAGGTAATACCAAAG belongs to Eremothecium sinecaudum strain ATCC 58844 chromosome IV, complete sequence and includes:
- the ESF2 gene encoding RNA-binding ATPase activator ESF2 (Syntenic homolog of Ashbya gossypii ABR121C; Syntenic homolog of Saccharomyces cerevisiae YNR054C (ESF2)), whose translation is MSDSDNDSRDFSSDEEETSLLLNKKNNVRDVFDNEDSDIEEDEHLHDNNKNQSASANEESNTEQSASEENQDKDGETKSNEQDIAKLKTEKLKRLKKLKAAKKTKHKTGVIYLSKIPPYMKPAKLRQVLSRFGEVDRLFLKREDDTSHKQRVKSGGNKKVMFKEGWAEFIRKKDAKLCAATLNGNILGGKKGNFYHDDIINMKYLPGFKWSDLTEQIARENDIRQAKLQLDISQANKYNAEVIKNFEKSKMIENIKSKKRSEQQEQDDVEVRRTFKQRRVATNRAAAPEAQKEQSSNKLDNVLHSLF